One window from the genome of Tolypothrix sp. NIES-4075 encodes:
- a CDS encoding GTPase family protein — MTEQNDANLPSDDSQQSSESIDDVKTSGNNFSKKRIAGVWNNAISRFMQLLPVEQVAQRLVKQLSVSEAQVAEILQTVRAELPTTEALLIGKPQAGKSSIVRGLTGVSAEIVGQGYRPHTQHTERYTYPSNDLPLLIFTDTVGLGDVYQEQKAIIQELIGDLQKESRGARILILTVKINDFAVDSLRQIAEELRHKYPDIPCLLAVTCLHEVYPPGTVDHPAYPPDYQEVKRAFAAIEQAFNGLCDRSIMIDFTLEEDGYTPVFYGLEALRDTLADLLPEAESQAIYQLLDRSAGEQIGNLYRDVGRRYMLAFAIMAATLAAVPLPLATMPVLTALQVSMVGLLGKLYGQTLTPSQAGGLVSAIAGGFLAKAIARELIKFIPGFGSVIAASWAAAYTWSLGEGACVYFGDLMGGKKPDPKKIQSVMQVAFESAKERFKAIKR, encoded by the coding sequence ATGACTGAGCAAAATGATGCTAACTTGCCATCAGATGATTCTCAGCAGTCGAGTGAATCGATTGATGATGTAAAAACTTCGGGCAATAATTTCAGTAAAAAGCGCATCGCTGGTGTCTGGAATAATGCTATAAGTCGCTTCATGCAACTTTTACCCGTAGAGCAAGTAGCACAAAGGCTTGTCAAACAGTTGAGCGTCAGCGAAGCTCAAGTTGCAGAAATTTTGCAGACAGTTCGCGCCGAACTTCCAACTACTGAAGCGCTGCTGATTGGTAAACCGCAAGCCGGAAAAAGTTCGATTGTCCGGGGACTGACGGGAGTTTCTGCCGAGATTGTTGGTCAAGGATATCGTCCGCATACGCAACATACTGAACGCTACACTTATCCTTCAAATGACCTGCCTTTACTGATTTTTACGGATACGGTCGGTTTGGGAGATGTGTATCAAGAGCAAAAGGCAATTATTCAGGAATTAATTGGCGATTTGCAAAAAGAAAGTCGCGGTGCGAGAATTTTGATTCTCACCGTGAAAATCAATGACTTTGCTGTTGACTCGCTACGACAAATTGCTGAAGAATTACGTCATAAATATCCAGATATTCCCTGTTTGCTAGCAGTTACTTGCTTGCATGAAGTTTATCCTCCGGGTACGGTCGATCATCCGGCTTATCCACCAGATTATCAGGAAGTCAAGCGAGCATTCGCGGCAATTGAGCAAGCTTTTAATGGATTGTGCGATCGCTCTATCATGATCGATTTTACTTTAGAAGAAGACGGCTACACACCAGTATTTTATGGTTTAGAGGCGTTAAGAGATACTTTAGCAGATTTACTTCCCGAAGCTGAATCCCAAGCAATTTATCAGTTATTGGATCGCTCTGCTGGTGAGCAAATTGGCAACCTCTACCGCGATGTAGGGCGTCGTTACATGTTAGCATTTGCAATCATGGCGGCTACCCTGGCAGCAGTACCGTTGCCACTAGCGACAATGCCAGTATTAACCGCATTGCAAGTATCGATGGTGGGGTTGTTGGGTAAATTGTATGGACAGACGCTGACACCATCGCAAGCGGGGGGTTTGGTAAGTGCGATCGCAGGTGGTTTTCTGGCAAAGGCGATCGCCCGCGAGTTAATTAAATTTATACCAGGCTTTGGTAGCGTAATTGCAGCATCTTGGGCAGCAGCTTATACTTGGTCGCTGGGGGAAGGTGCTTGTGTTTACTTCGGTGATTTAATGGGGGGCAAAAAACCCGATCCGAAGAAGATTCAGTCAGTGATGCAAGTTGCTTTTGAAAGTGCAAAAGAACGGTTTAAGGCAATTAAAAGGTAG
- a CDS encoding Uma2 family endonuclease produces the protein MSQTIEGVRWTIYDLEGLPQNEWTRYEIIDGELFMTRSPHRRHQQVCGKIARQLDAWSESSGLGETIITPGVIFSEADSVIPDVVWVSRERLAQIEDEAGHLTSAPELVVEVLSPGKQNERRDKEAKLKLYSVQGVREYWIVDRLTKEVEVYRREKARLILVATLLGSDEITSPLLPGFCCSMRCFFPE, from the coding sequence ATGAGCCAAACTATTGAGGGAGTACGCTGGACAATTTACGATTTAGAGGGTCTACCGCAGAATGAATGGACGCGCTATGAAATTATTGATGGAGAACTTTTCATGACTCGCTCACCTCATCGCCGCCATCAACAGGTTTGTGGTAAAATTGCTCGACAACTCGATGCTTGGTCAGAGTCGAGTGGTTTAGGGGAAACAATTATTACTCCCGGTGTAATTTTTTCAGAAGCAGATAGCGTCATACCGGATGTAGTTTGGGTAAGTCGAGAACGACTAGCGCAAATTGAAGATGAAGCGGGACATTTGACAAGCGCACCAGAGTTAGTTGTAGAGGTTTTATCTCCTGGTAAACAAAACGAACGTCGAGATAAAGAAGCAAAACTCAAACTTTATTCAGTTCAAGGTGTACGGGAGTATTGGATTGTCGATCGGTTAACTAAAGAAGTTGAAGTTTATCGACGAGAAAAAGCGCGATTAATTTTAGTTGCTACTTTGTTAGGTTCAGATGAAATAACCTCGCCACTTTTACCGGGATTTTGTTGTTCTATGCGTTGCTTTTTTCCTGAATAG
- a CDS encoding bifunctional 4-hydroxy-2-oxoglutarate aldolase/2-dehydro-3-deoxy-phosphogluconate aldolase: MFNQIWLSQLQKHQAIAVIRAPEFELGRKMASSIASGGMRLIEITWNSDRAAELIAQLRLELPECIIGTGTLLNLNHMEMAIASGAQFLFTPHVDSTLIQTAIANNVPIIPGALTPTEIVNAYTQGASCVKVFPVQAVGGANYIKSLQGPLGQIPLIPTGGVTLENAPEFLAAGAVAVGLSSELFPPKLVNSGDWEAIAQLAKTLMQKCSQDKSP; this comes from the coding sequence ATGTTTAATCAAATTTGGTTATCACAACTGCAAAAACATCAAGCGATCGCTGTCATTCGTGCTCCCGAATTTGAATTGGGACGTAAAATGGCTTCTTCGATCGCTTCTGGAGGAATGCGGTTAATCGAAATTACCTGGAATAGCGATCGCGCTGCGGAATTAATCGCTCAACTGCGCTTAGAATTACCAGAATGCATCATTGGTACTGGTACGCTGTTAAATCTTAATCATATGGAAATGGCGATCGCATCTGGAGCGCAATTTCTCTTCACACCCCACGTTGACTCAACTCTGATTCAAACCGCAATTGCGAACAATGTACCGATTATACCAGGGGCGCTGACTCCCACAGAAATTGTTAATGCATATACACAAGGTGCAAGTTGTGTCAAAGTGTTTCCCGTGCAAGCGGTGGGAGGAGCTAATTATATTAAAAGTCTACAAGGACCATTGGGACAAATTCCCTTGATTCCCACAGGTGGTGTTACTTTAGAAAATGCCCCAGAATTTTTAGCTGCTGGTGCTGTCGCAGTTGGTTTGAGTAGTGAATTATTTCCTCCTAAGCTGGTAAATAGTGGAGATTGGGAAGCGATCGCTCAACTGGCAAAAACTTTAATGCAAAAATGTAGTCAGGACAAGAGTCCTTAA
- a CDS encoding WD40 repeat domain-containing protein, which translates to MNLHKLSSSSVITLLVAATLASGANLFPSLAQSQLTPQEKSRQNFQPVYQLRGHIWDVASLALSQDGQILVSGSFDQTIKVWNLNTKKLLATLDGHTDGVNAVAISPDGQILVTAGGTAQANTDKSIKLWNLKTKKLLGTLTGHSQGITSLAIAQDGQTLVSASYDKTIKLWNLNTKKLLATLQGHSSRVSSIAISPDGQTLASGSGEVDTTNNIINLWNLKTGKLLHTLTAHSGAISFLAFSPDGETLISGADPCVKIWNANTGELQRTLNLSSIGGITAIAISPDGQTLVSGALDTSVKLWNLSTGTLQKTLVQPASNNQNFDRLTPSSIAFSPDGKILIIGHGGEAALSNFPIDIWRISF; encoded by the coding sequence ATGAACCTTCATAAATTATCATCTTCATCAGTTATAACCTTGCTAGTCGCAGCAACCCTTGCTAGTGGTGCAAACTTATTTCCATCCTTGGCACAATCGCAACTAACACCACAGGAGAAATCGAGGCAAAACTTTCAACCAGTTTACCAATTGCGCGGACATATATGGGATGTTGCCTCTCTTGCTTTATCGCAAGATGGGCAAATCCTGGTTAGTGGTAGTTTTGACCAAACAATTAAGGTGTGGAACCTGAATACAAAAAAACTGCTAGCTACTTTAGATGGACATACTGATGGAGTTAATGCGGTTGCGATTAGTCCGGATGGGCAAATTCTAGTTACTGCTGGGGGAACAGCGCAAGCTAATACAGACAAGAGTATCAAATTATGGAACCTAAAGACAAAAAAGTTGCTTGGTACTTTAACTGGGCATTCTCAAGGCATAACTTCGCTTGCGATCGCACAAGACGGGCAAACTCTCGTAAGTGCTAGTTACGACAAGACCATCAAATTATGGAACCTGAATACAAAAAAACTGCTTGCCACTCTACAGGGACATTCTAGCCGAGTTAGTTCTATAGCCATCAGTCCGGATGGGCAAACTCTAGCTAGCGGAAGTGGTGAAGTCGATACTACAAATAATATCATCAACTTATGGAACCTGAAAACAGGAAAATTACTGCATACCCTGACTGCACATTCTGGGGCAATTAGTTTTCTTGCTTTTAGTCCGGATGGAGAAACGCTTATCAGCGGTGCAGATCCTTGTGTGAAGATATGGAACGCAAACACCGGAGAATTGCAGCGTACTTTAAATTTATCTTCAATTGGGGGCATAACTGCGATCGCCATCAGTCCGGATGGACAGACGCTGGTTAGTGGTGCTTTAGATACTTCGGTTAAGTTGTGGAATTTGTCTACCGGAACCCTACAAAAAACGCTGGTGCAACCTGCCAGCAACAATCAAAATTTTGATCGTCTTACCCCTAGTAGTATCGCTTTTAGTCCGGATGGCAAAATTCTGATTATTGGTCATGGTGGTGAAGCTGCTTTGTCTAATTTCCCGATTGACATTTGGCGGATATCTTTCTAA
- a CDS encoding DUF2382 domain-containing protein yields MPLYKLEDFDPNYRDTFSGDDIKALDLYTEGGEKIGSVADALVDPEGRFRYLVINTGIASLGKQILLPIGLSHIDYNEKRVYVDGLSKAQVERLPEYKDSITVDYDYEEQVRNVYRPEGRDVNYNRDTYNYEQEPSFYNLNEQSHQTLKLYEERLVANKTRVKTGEVAVGKHIETETARVSVPIEKERVVIERVTPTTSEAVVDSRELQFQEGEVARIELYEETPDIHKEAFVREEVRVRKVVDKETVEAQEIIRREELDIDTQGDLRVNESGSNVNKSI; encoded by the coding sequence ATGCCTCTTTACAAACTCGAAGACTTTGACCCCAACTATAGAGATACCTTTTCGGGTGATGACATTAAAGCTTTGGATCTCTATACCGAAGGTGGAGAAAAAATTGGCTCAGTAGCTGATGCATTAGTCGATCCAGAAGGTCGTTTTCGTTATTTAGTCATTAATACAGGTATTGCTTCTTTAGGTAAACAAATATTGCTTCCTATTGGTCTTTCCCACATTGACTATAATGAAAAGCGCGTCTACGTTGATGGACTCAGCAAAGCACAAGTAGAACGTTTACCCGAATACAAAGACAGCATAACCGTTGATTACGATTATGAAGAACAGGTACGCAATGTTTATCGTCCAGAAGGTAGAGACGTTAATTACAATCGCGACACGTACAATTATGAGCAAGAACCTTCTTTCTATAATTTGAACGAGCAATCTCATCAAACTTTGAAACTCTATGAAGAACGATTAGTAGCTAATAAAACTCGTGTCAAAACTGGAGAAGTCGCAGTTGGTAAGCATATTGAAACTGAAACTGCACGAGTTTCAGTACCAATTGAAAAAGAGCGAGTTGTGATTGAGCGAGTTACTCCCACAACCAGCGAAGCTGTAGTAGATTCTCGTGAACTTCAGTTTCAAGAAGGTGAAGTTGCACGCATAGAACTGTACGAAGAAACCCCGGATATTCATAAAGAAGCGTTTGTCCGCGAAGAAGTTAGAGTCCGCAAGGTTGTAGATAAAGAAACGGTTGAAGCACAAGAAATAATTCGTCGCGAAGAGTTAGATATTGACACTCAAGGTGATTTGCGTGTGAATGAAAGCGGTTCTAATGTTAATAAGAGTATTTAA
- a CDS encoding DUF2382 domain-containing protein — MPLHKLEDFDSDYRNSFDGDDIKGKSVYTEGSDEKIGTVSDVLVDEDGHFRYFVVDLGFWIFGKKVLLPVGRTRIDHGADRVYALGMTRQQAEDLPEFSDRLAVDYDYEEKVRGVYRPSGGIAERPLDTPTPLDATTGLGATSLGAATGLGAAAYQPAPGADAIVDRPTYNRDTYNYKLDSSLYDLNEQDHQTLRLYEERLVANKQRRKTGEVAIGKHVETETARVSVPVDKERVIVERVTPADAGRTVSPDATAFREGEVARMEIYEETADIKKEAFVREEVNIKKVVDHDTVEAKETIRREELDVNAPNLPIEER, encoded by the coding sequence ATGCCTCTTCACAAATTAGAAGATTTTGACTCAGACTATCGCAACAGTTTTGACGGTGATGACATCAAAGGTAAGAGTGTATATACCGAAGGAAGCGACGAAAAAATAGGTACTGTTAGCGATGTTTTAGTGGATGAAGATGGACACTTCCGCTATTTTGTTGTTGACTTAGGCTTTTGGATTTTTGGTAAGAAAGTATTGTTACCAGTTGGTCGTACTCGCATCGATCATGGTGCCGATCGCGTATATGCATTAGGAATGACCAGACAGCAAGCAGAAGATTTACCAGAGTTTAGCGATCGGCTTGCAGTTGATTACGACTACGAAGAAAAAGTACGCGGTGTATATCGTCCATCTGGTGGAATTGCTGAAAGACCCCTAGATACACCTACACCATTAGATGCAACAACCGGTTTGGGTGCAACCAGTTTGGGTGCAGCAACTGGTTTGGGTGCAGCAGCGTATCAGCCAGCACCAGGGGCAGATGCAATTGTAGATCGTCCTACTTACAACCGCGATACCTACAATTACAAGCTAGATTCTTCTTTGTATGACCTGAACGAGCAGGATCATCAAACCCTGAGATTGTACGAAGAACGCTTAGTAGCTAACAAACAACGTCGTAAAACCGGCGAAGTAGCGATCGGTAAGCACGTTGAAACTGAAACAGCACGAGTTTCGGTTCCAGTAGATAAAGAGCGCGTAATAGTTGAGCGAGTAACACCCGCTGATGCTGGTAGAACCGTATCTCCTGATGCAACTGCTTTCAGAGAAGGTGAAGTAGCACGCATGGAAATCTACGAAGAAACTGCTGACATTAAGAAAGAAGCATTTGTCCGTGAAGAAGTCAATATCAAGAAAGTTGTTGACCACGACACAGTAGAAGCGAAAGAAACTATCCGTCGTGAAGAATTGGATGTAAACGCTCCTAATCTTCCCATCGAAGAACGCTAA
- a CDS encoding DUF2382 domain-containing protein, with amino-acid sequence MNSQTVIQNAENTDNATRIMSLLETLRQKVQNFAVLDMQSQRVGEVNNLVLDANRQLNLVVSEDPNPLNNNRFFLLPSKLIKKIDTSTRSVYMEIDKLAISNQEYLGQEIPENDNYHITQVNNSTVNSTVEPKSNLEKVVEEDIIRLLGERLIVDSTKRKIGEVIVRKEIETRMVQVPVRREKLIVEQINPERKQLAEIDLGLTEISGIDLAENQKPEFATLDGSLTVSGDFSSPKIASLLLNAIALERNHKCKQVRVTIVVEDESTQNKYQEWFNRCSQGQQPKPEK; translated from the coding sequence ATGAATAGTCAAACGGTGATACAAAACGCAGAAAATACTGACAACGCAACTCGTATTATGTCCTTGTTAGAAACCTTACGCCAAAAAGTACAAAACTTCGCTGTCCTAGATATGCAAAGTCAGCGAGTAGGTGAGGTCAATAATCTAGTTTTAGATGCCAATCGTCAGCTAAACTTAGTTGTATCGGAAGATCCTAATCCGCTTAACAATAATCGCTTTTTCTTACTACCAAGTAAGCTGATCAAAAAAATTGACACATCAACAAGGTCTGTATATATGGAAATAGATAAATTAGCAATATCTAATCAGGAATATTTAGGACAAGAAATACCAGAAAACGATAATTACCATATTACACAAGTCAATAACTCAACTGTAAATAGTACAGTAGAGCCAAAATCTAATTTAGAAAAGGTGGTAGAAGAAGATATTATTCGTTTGCTAGGTGAAAGATTAATTGTTGACAGCACCAAGCGAAAAATCGGTGAAGTTATTGTTCGCAAAGAAATTGAAACCAGGATGGTGCAAGTACCAGTCCGCAGAGAGAAACTTATTGTTGAACAAATCAACCCAGAACGCAAACAACTTGCAGAAATTGATTTAGGACTGACAGAAATCTCTGGTATTGATTTGGCTGAAAACCAAAAACCTGAATTTGCAACTCTTGACGGTAGTTTAACGGTGAGTGGTGATTTTAGTTCGCCGAAAATAGCTAGTTTACTTTTAAATGCGATCGCTCTTGAGCGCAATCATAAATGCAAGCAGGTGCGAGTGACAATCGTTGTTGAAGATGAGTCAACTCAAAATAAATATCAAGAATGGTTTAATCGCTGTTCTCAAGGTCAACAACCAAAGCCAGAAAAATAA
- a CDS encoding transaldolase family protein gives MIESQCPGLLEPNYKGIRLFLDTADTQQWEDWLPTGLFYGVTTNPLLLQDKIPCEVSQLKVLANQAFALNAKEVQLQTWGTTVDSLVKTGKLLAAINERIVVKVPITKMGTEAASKLIAEKIRITLTGVYAIHQVLIAAALGADYVAPYLGRINDLGRNGREDLVAMQRAIAGVGSATRILVASIRSVDDIALLATQGLDTFTFSPLVAAAFFEVTATNQAATDFEQAARRTRAE, from the coding sequence ATGATTGAGAGTCAGTGCCCTGGACTACTAGAACCAAACTATAAAGGAATCCGTTTATTTCTCGACACTGCCGATACACAACAGTGGGAAGACTGGCTCCCAACAGGGCTATTTTACGGAGTGACGACAAATCCGCTGTTGTTACAGGATAAAATCCCCTGTGAAGTTTCGCAGTTAAAGGTTCTAGCCAACCAAGCGTTCGCTCTAAACGCTAAAGAAGTCCAGCTCCAGACCTGGGGAACTACAGTTGATTCATTGGTGAAAACAGGCAAGCTTTTGGCAGCGATCAATGAACGGATTGTCGTCAAAGTGCCGATTACCAAAATGGGGACTGAGGCTGCTTCAAAACTAATTGCAGAGAAGATTAGAATTACGCTAACTGGGGTCTATGCTATTCACCAAGTTTTAATTGCAGCCGCTTTGGGCGCGGATTACGTTGCTCCCTATTTAGGCAGAATTAACGATTTGGGGCGCAATGGGCGTGAGGATTTGGTAGCAATGCAGCGAGCGATCGCGGGTGTTGGCAGCGCCACCCGAATTTTGGTTGCCAGCATCCGTAGTGTAGATGATATTGCGTTGCTCGCAACTCAGGGATTGGATACATTTACGTTTTCGCCCCTCGTCGCCGCAGCCTTTTTCGAGGTAACAGCGACAAATCAAGCTGCTACTGACTTTGAGCAAGCTGCTCGTCGGACACGAGCCGAATAG